Within Thermodesulfovibrionales bacterium, the genomic segment ATGCCTTCGCAAATTTGATCGTCTTCGTCGAACCCGAGAGGTCCGCATCGAGGACAACAACATCGTCCCTTTTCTTCCCGAGAGAGAGAAGCGCCTCTCCGTAAGCATCCCGTGTCGCCACCGCTTTTCCCGCGCCAGGGGATTTCTGCCCTTTGTCCTGAATCCGTTCGCCCATCTAGCGCAGTTCCTTCAGTGCCCTTTCGAGCTCTTCCCTCGTGGGGGCCAATCCGTGATATTCGGCCCTGCCTTCAAAGAATGAAACACCTTTCCCTTTTACCGTCCGAGCGACGATAACCGTTGGTCTGCCCTTTGCCTTTTCCGCATCATCCAGTGCACTCGTTATCGCCCCCATATTGTGGCCGTCGATGTCGATCACATTCCAGCCGAACCCTTTCCATTTCTCCGTAACGGGTTCGATGCTCATCACATCGCAGCAGAAGCCGTCGATCTGCAGACCGTTGTTGTCGACAATCGCGCAAAGGTTATCGAGCCCGTAGTGCGCCGCGCTCATTGCGGCCTCCCAGACCTGCCCCTCCTGTAACTCCCCGTCACCCAGAAGGCAGTAGACGCGTGAGGGGATACCGTCCATCCTCAGTCCGAGCGCAATCCCGTTCGAGATCGACAGGCCCTGGCCGAGGGAGCCGGTGGATACCTCAACACCCTTGAGCATCTTCGAACTGGGATGTCCCTGGAGCGGGCTGTCGATGGAGCGGAGGGTCTTCAGCAGCCCCCTGTCTATGTATCCCGACAGGGCAAGGGCTGCGTAGAGCAAGGGAGCGGCATGGCCCTTCGAAAGAACGAAGCGGTCTCGCTCTCTCCATGAAGGATCATCGGGTCTATGCCTCATCTTGTAAAAAAAGAGGGCAGTTAGGATATCGGCAGCAGAAAGAGATCCGCCGGTGTGGCCCGAGCCCGACTCCGTTAACATCTTGAGGATTTCTCTCCTCATGTCCTTTGCGTGCTGAGACAGGAGATTCATATCTTTCGTCAGCATCGTTGCTTCGCTCATCGGTCCTTCACCTTCCGGGATATATGTTCGAGAAGGATTTCATCAAGACTCCTTTTCTGCCTTTGAGCGGCATCGGGCCTTTCTTCCCGTTCCTGAGCCGTGCTCTCCGAGAGATGTCGAATCCCGCTCTCATCCCCTTCAGGAGAGGCAAGGGATTCGTCTTCGAGTCCCGTTTCTTCAGAAGTCTTTCCCGCTATGAGCTCCTTCAGCATTTCCTTGTGCTGCTCCTTCATCATCTCCCTGAGGCGCTCCTTGAAATCAGAGAGTCCGATGATGTCGGCATAACTCGTTTTTTTTGACCTGAGGATAGCGCCTTCATGGTAGAGGAGTGTCACGAGGGTGTGCTTGCTCAGGCCGCTGTCCTCTGTCTGGACATGATACAATTTCCCCTTATGAGGAACATTCGTGTTGTAACCAATCAGCATTGCCGTGCGCCCAGAAAATCACCCTTTCCTCAGGTGAACATCCCGGATTCTCCGTCCGGGTCGAGACTTCAATATTATATACGCGATAGCGGGAGAGATACAAGTGAGAGGAGAATTATCGGTTAACTGCAAATCCGATACGGGATAACGCTTTCCC encodes:
- a CDS encoding transketolase, whose translation is MSEATMLTKDMNLLSQHAKDMRREILKMLTESGSGHTGGSLSAADILTALFFYKMRHRPDDPSWRERDRFVLSKGHAAPLLYAALALSGYIDRGLLKTLRSIDSPLQGHPSSKMLKGVEVSTGSLGQGLSISNGIALGLRMDGIPSRVYCLLGDGELQEGQVWEAAMSAAHYGLDNLCAIVDNNGLQIDGFCCDVMSIEPVTEKWKGFGWNVIDIDGHNMGAITSALDDAEKAKGRPTVIVARTVKGKGVSFFEGRAEYHGLAPTREELERALKELR